In Mastigocladopsis repens PCC 10914, a single window of DNA contains:
- a CDS encoding DUF2267 domain-containing protein, whose amino-acid sequence MPDETFRKNVPEVDPTEIEDSRTAIADEHHSFLEKVMVKSGFGDLYDARDFTEVVFRVMRDLMTRESIERVESELHQEAVPTKEKALQMEVADLWKDTNPIVGFLSRIRQPLTGPAPIGIDSNLFLTRVANEGGLPPTIKREQAVKAVFSATKDELSQERIQEVAGCLPDRIRELWEQA is encoded by the coding sequence ATGCCGGATGAAACATTCAGGAAAAACGTTCCAGAAGTTGACCCAACGGAGATTGAAGATTCTCGAACTGCGATCGCCGACGAACATCACTCGTTCCTGGAAAAGGTCATGGTAAAAAGCGGATTTGGCGATCTGTATGACGCAAGAGACTTTACTGAAGTTGTGTTTCGCGTCATGCGCGACTTAATGACAAGGGAATCCATTGAGCGCGTCGAGTCAGAACTGCATCAAGAGGCTGTGCCTACGAAAGAGAAAGCACTTCAGATGGAAGTCGCTGACCTCTGGAAAGACACGAATCCAATTGTGGGATTTTTAAGTCGAATACGTCAACCTTTAACAGGTCCGGCTCCGATTGGAATTGATTCCAATCTATTTCTCACCCGAGTTGCCAATGAAGGAGGACTCCCACCGACAATCAAGCGAGAGCAGGCAGTTAAAGCAGTGTTTTCTGCCACCAAAGACGAACTTTCTCAAGAGCGGATTCAGGAAGTTGCTGGCTGTCTCCCTGACCGTATCCGTGAGCTTTGGGAGCAGGCTTAA